In a single window of the Stigmatopora nigra isolate UIUO_SnigA chromosome 7, RoL_Snig_1.1, whole genome shotgun sequence genome:
- the LOC144199518 gene encoding oxysterol-binding protein-related protein 10-like translates to MAHPDIFFSIATGSTSEKRIVCFVEYYLTVFHEGRKGEVAKKPYIPILGEIFHRSWCLPWDCVRARRFMSCTSPKSAAKFPSAKSNSSQRKVDGLSGLKLDCYQVRFVAEQVSHHPPVSGFYYECKEKRMFVKTHVWTKSKFMGMSVGVSMVGEGVLHLSEHNKDYVFTLPCADAHSIVAVPWVELGGNVTISCAKTGYSATVTFHTKPFYGGKVHR, encoded by the exons ATGGCTCACCCTGACATCTTCTTCTCTATTGCCACCGGATCTACATCAGAAAAGCGTATCGTCTGCTTTGTTGAGTACTATCTTACTGTCTTCCATGAGGGGCGAAAGGGCGAAGTGGCCAAAAAGCCCTATATCCCCATTTTGGGGGAGATCTTCCACCGTTCTTGGTGTCTGCCCTGGGACTGTGTTCGAGCCCGCAGATTCATGAGCTGCACAAGTCCAAAATCAGCGGCCAAGTTCCCATCTGCAAAGTCAAACTCTTCCCAGAGGAAAGTAGATGGTTTAAGTGGGTTAAAATTGGACTGTTACCAAGTTCGATTTGTGGCAGAACAAGTGTCTCACCACCCGCCTGTATCAGGCTTCTACTATGAATGCAAGGAGAAAAGGATGTTTGTTAAAACTCATGTCTGGACCAAGAGCAAATTCATGGGCATGTCGGTTGGCGTTTCAATGGTTGGTGAAG GTGTGCTGCATTTGTCAGAACACAATAAAGACTATGTGTTCACTCTGCCTTGCGCCGATGCCCACTCCATTGTGGCTGTGCCTTGGGTGGAGCTGGGGGGAAATGTCACCATCAGTTGCGCCAAAACTGGGTACTCAGCTACTGTAACGTTCCACACCAAACCTTTCTACGGAGGGAAAGTGCACAGGTAG